In Dermochelys coriacea isolate rDerCor1 chromosome 10, rDerCor1.pri.v4, whole genome shotgun sequence, one DNA window encodes the following:
- the LOC119862444 gene encoding histidine-rich glycoprotein, which translates to MTRHCTIATTPAHHHTTSLHCHHSAEPPLDCTIATMPAHHYTMLWHFHHTFTPLYCTIATTPAYHHTTSLHCYRTIMLLHCTSATTPAHHHTTSLHCHRTAAPSHHCTALPPHRCTITPLHCTIATTKAHYHHIRSLHHLASAPLPVHHCTASAPSPPRQPPSHHITALPPHLHATTLHHHHHASAPSHHIIALPPHRCTITPLHCTIATMPTHHHTHHGTANTCHHTTPLHHHVALPHHCSVTTHHHDTASLCHCTSTLLHHHITSLHDHHANAS; encoded by the coding sequence ATGACACGACACTGCACCATCGCCACCACGCCAGCACACCATCACACCACATCACTGCACTGCCACCACAGCGCTGAACCGCCACTAGATTGCACCATCGCTACCATGCCAGCGCACCATTACACCATGTTATGGCACTTCCACCACACCTTCACACCACTATACTGCACCATTGCCACCACACCAGCGTACCATCACACCACTTCATTGCACTGCTACCGGACCATCATGCTACTACACTGCACCAGTGCCACCACGCCAGCACACCATCACACCACGTCACTGCACTGCCACCGCACTGCTGCACCATCAcaccactgcactgcactgccacCGCACCGCTGCACCATCACGCCACTACACTGCACCATCGCCACCACAAAAGCGCACTATCATCACATCAGGTCACTGCACCACCTCGCCAGCGCACCCTTGCCAGTACATCACTGCACTGCCTCCGCACCATCGCCACCACGCCAGCCCCCATCACACCACATCACTGCACTGCCACCGCACCTTCACGCCACGACACTGCACCATCACCACCATGCCAGCGCACCATCACACCACATCATTGCACTGCCACCGCATCGCTGCACCATCACACCACTACACTGCACCATCGCCACCATGCCAACGCACCATCACACACACCACGGCACCGCCAACACATGTCACCACACCACTCCACTGCACCATCACGTGGCACTACCACACCACTGCTCTGTTACCACACACCATCATGACACTGCATCATTATGCCACTGCACCAGCACATTGCTGCACCATCACATCACGTCACTACACGACCACCATGCCAATGCCTCATGA